The Fulvitalea axinellae region GTATGCGTTCTCAAACAAAATACCCTGTTTCGCCAAAGCGTCGACGTTCGGTGTTTTGTACGTTTCGCCCCCGTAACAGCTGAAAGCCTCCGCCCCGATGTCATCCACCATGATGAGGATGATATTCGGCTTCTTTTTGGGCTGTGAGGCTTGTCCGGACACTTTCAGGAACAGCATGGACAGCATCAGACAAGCGATGCGGTTCAGATTGGAAATCTTCATGTTTTCACATTAAATAATGAAATACAAAAATTACCGAAACACATGACTGCACTTTCGGTAAAAAGAAACTAAACAAATAGGCGATACGAAAAAATAAACTAATTCAACTAGATGATAATCTAGAGAACGAAATATACGCATTTTAGCCCCTGCTTAAAAGTGGAGTTCCTACATTTATTTGGTAACGAAATATAAAGGTTAATGTGAATTATGTTCTGAATTCAAACTTTAGATTATGATGTTCTGCGGCCACTCTCTGATATCGTTATATTTTATTCCGAATTACCTTCAGTCGTTTAGTCCCGTCGATTGTGTGTTCCACTCCACTCCAACCCTTACCGAACTGGCTCCTTCGTTGACCTGTTTTTGCGATCTTGAAGCCTTACACTTTGGGATATCGGCGGGCAAATACTCTTCCCCTTGGTCTTGGTATTCGAACGTCCCGCCTGTCATAGGTACATTCCCAACCGTTTGAGGCTTGTTTCAAGTAATGGCAAAAGAAAGGAAGACCATCCGCTGACTTTCGCCTATGCGATATACGAAATCATTAGTAATGACCATTAGTAGTCTTAATTTTTTTGATTCCGGAAAATTTATTTTGAAGACCACCGACGCAAATAAAATGGATGCCTTTTTGCGAAAACAACAGCGTCGGAATGGTTTGAGTATGTTCAAAGTGCCAAGAAAGAAGCGGGAAAAAAGTACGGGGCAGTCCCTGAGTAGTACGGGATTGTCAAAGTCACCTCCTATTCAGCGCAAAATTGGCTTTGAGGTGGAGATTTACAATATGCTTTGTGGGGAATCCAAAAGTCCGAAATATCACGAAAAGAGAATTTATGATGATAAGCATATCTGGGATCTGGGCATTGGAAATGTCCTGATGGCCGATCCTCTTTATGAGTTTCAATCGGAGGAAGGTTCTACATATGAGTCGGCGACGGAAATAGTCTCGAAACCGTTTGAGGAGGATATGGAGGGGTTTTATGAAATGGAACGTTTTTTTAAGAAGCTTAAGCGTTTTGAGGAGGTATCGGCAAGGGCGCCAGTCATTACGGGCTTAAGACCATTTGCGGAAGCTGGTCTTGGCGAGATCAGAAACCCAATGGCTTTGCTTTGTTTGCGTCATGTACACAAACGAGGACTGCGGATACGGGCACAGGTTACCGCTGGTATTAGGATGAAAACGTTAGGGCAGTTATTAAAGGATGTGGGTACGGGAGGAATGGACGAAACGGCGGAAATGGTAGAGAGAAAAATGGCTGGCCGTATGGCTTTGGGCACCGACTACGAAGGGAGGTTTGTGGACCTGCCGATAAACATGGGGCGTGCCACTATTATTTCGGAAGAGGCTTTGAAACGATATTGGCAACAAAACTCTGAAGCCCCCGGAGAGGGACCGAACGAAGAATTGCGAGGGCTGTTGAACTTGGTGGCTTTTTATCTGATAAGAGGCACTCTTCCGATCAGTGCCTACGCTAAGTCATTCGTATATCTTTTGGCCCGTACCGATTTTTCGGCTATGTTTAGCCGATTGCCCGAAGAGGAAAAGGAACATTTTTCAGCTACGGAAGGGCGTGAATGGAGCAATATAATAAGACTGATGTGTTCGCCCGGAATCTATGATCTGGAGCGAGAAGATTGGTCTTTGTTTCAAGAAATGGGTATAAAGGAAACTGATTGTGATCCAAGAGTTATTGATCTTTCCCAACCCTTTTTCGCCCAGGGTATTTATCGTAACCGCAAACGCTTTCCGCATCGTTCGCCTCGGGTTATGGATGCGCTTACTAGCGGTAAGTGGGCCTTTTCCATTCCCCGGACTGATTACCTAACCCGTGATACCTTTCCCGATCCTGAGGCCCGGCCGAGGTTGGAATCTATTGGTGCCATGCGTGGAGCTATGGATACACATCCTTATTTCGGGGATAAAATGCCGATATTTGAATTGAGAAATTTGTCCATAACAAAGCGGATGGACGATACCATATCACAGATGAGAAAATGGTTTGCTTATGTATTTGAAATGAACCAAGGGAGAGATTATAAATACGGTGAGCCCCACGAGGAGTTTGGTGTTGAATAGTATATAGAATTGAGAATCAGTTCAAAAAAGCGAAAGCCCATAAATCGCTTTCGCTTATCAAAGTGTATAGGACCCTTATTTTTTAAACCATTTTTTAGTTTTCTTTTTTCTTTTCTTCTCAAGTTCCTTTTTAAGCTCTTTGCCTTCCTTTAGTATATCCGATACTGTCTTCCCGTCTAACTTTTCCCTTGCGTAAGCCTTTGGTTTAGAGAGAAGATCCTTTACGGAAATATTTTGGGTCATAATTAGCTTGACGCATTCGGCGAACTCTTTTCTTTCTTCCTTTGACAATGATTCTTTGAGTTGCTTGATAGAAGCTTTAAAGGATTTTTCACTTGAAGCGTCAACCGTCGGGGAGCAAGAAGAAAAAGCGAGGGTTAATAACAGTAATATTGCGGATAATCTTTTCATAAATAACTATTGGATAAAAATATGAGTTCGCAATATACATATATAGCCTTACACATATGAGGTGCGTCGCATGGATGTGTTGTGTGAGCAGGCAAAAAATTGAGAAGGTCTGTTTGGTATGGCCTTTGCAGTTGAATAATTACAACAAATTCTGCAATAAGCTATCTGAAGCGGAAGAGGTCATAGGCTTCCGCTTCACCTTTCTGACACAATGGGTTTTAGAATAGCATTGGACATTTTCCAGTGCTTTTCTTTTGGTTCAGCATAATGCTATTTAGACGTAAGACATCGGTCTAAAACTCTTCAAATATTATAAGCACAATGATACGAGTAAGTTGTATCACATTATAACTTTTGATATTGCTCTTTCAGCTGAAAGAATATTTTGTCGGATTCTTCGTAATAGTTTTTATAGCTTTTGATCCACACCGAGTGTTTCGGGTCGTCGGTTTTGGTATTGAACAGGTATCGGCTTCCTACGGAAACCACTTTTGTTTTGGCTCGGGTCAAAGCTACGTTCAGGCGGTTGGGTACGAAAAGGAATCCGGCCATTTCGCGGGCGAAGGCGTTACAGCTGGTGATAAACGAGATAAATATCAGCTCCCGTTCCTGACCTTGTATGCGCTCTACGGTATCCACCA contains the following coding sequences:
- a CDS encoding DUF6694 family lipoprotein, with the translated sequence MKRLSAILLLLTLAFSSCSPTVDASSEKSFKASIKQLKESLSKEERKEFAECVKLIMTQNISVKDLLSKPKAYAREKLDGKTVSDILKEGKELKKELEKKRKKKTKKWFKK